In the genome of Erinaceus europaeus chromosome 8, mEriEur2.1, whole genome shotgun sequence, one region contains:
- the THAP5 gene encoding THAP domain-containing protein 5 — protein MKRLLLRPYPAQVCQGRSADMPRYCAAICCKNRRVRNNKDRKLSFYPFPLHDKERLEKWLKNMKRDSWIPSKYQFLCSDHFTPDSLDIRWGIRYLKQTAIPTIFSLPEDNQEKNPLPKKYLRKKSGDDKEACLKAKSEESITSNELKKNTVNIAAFSEPTDVIDLSSLTKSPALKSSLQNNILILNLVKQDTRKSASTLETSVNQNPGEDGFHASFENPNSTTITLTISNPKDIQQPVERREGLQILNQLINTHFTSNSMEIKSAQENPFFIRTITQGVEELNTNKESVITIFLPTENAKHIVNSYIPAQKETMEMEDIDSEDPLHKDLDYETEILQTEHSYCRQNTNKEHLWQKVSKLHSKITLLGLQEQQTLGRLKSLEALINQLKQENWLSEENVRIIENHCTTYEVTMT, from the exons ATGAAGAGGCTCCTCCTCCGTCCCTACCCGGCCCAGGTCTGTCAGGGCCGCTCCGCAGATATGCCACGTTATTGCGCTGCGATTTGCTGCAAGAATCGTCGGGTACGAAATAATAAAGACCGGAAGCTGAGTTTTTACCC GTTTCCTCTACATGACAAAGAAAGACTTGAAAAatggttaaagaatatgaaacgAGATTCATGGATTCCCAGTAAATATCAGTTTCTGTGCAGTGACCATTTTACTCCAGACTCACTTGACATCAGATGGGGTATTCGATATTTGAAACAAACTGCAATTCCAACAATATTTTCTTTACCTGAAGATAATCAG GAAAAAAACCCTCTTCCAAAAAAATATTTGAGGAAAAAATCGGGAGATGATAAAGAAGCATGCCTAAAAGCCAAATCAGAAGAGTCAATTACATCAAATGAGCTAAAGAAAAATACAGTTAACATAGCTGCCTTCTCTGAACCTACAGATGTAATTGATTTATCTTCTTTGACAAAATCACCAGCTCTAAAATCAAGTCTACAAAATAACATACTAATTCTTAATCTAGTTAAACAAGATACCAGGAAGTCAGCATCTACCTTGGAAACATCAGTTAACCAAAACCCAGGTGAAGATGGTTTTCATGCATCTTTTGAGAATCCAAATTCTACAACTATTACTTTGACAATTTCAAATCCAAAAGATATCCAACAGCCTGTGGAGAGACGAGAAGGGCTTCAAATACTTAATCAACTTATTAACACACATTTTACAAGTAACTCCATGGAAATTAAATCAGCACAAGAGAATCCATTCTTTATCAGGACCATTACTCAAGGAGTTGAAGAATTAAATACAAATAAGGAGTCAGTTATTACCATTTTTTTACCCACAGAAAATGCCAAGCATATCGTTAATTCTTATATACCTGCCCAAAAAGAAACCATGGAAATGGAAGACATAGACAGTGAAGACCCTTTACATAAGGATTTAGATTACGAGACAGAAATTTTACAAACTGAACATTCTTACTGCAGGCAAAACACAAATAAGGAACACCTTTGGCAGAAAGTCTCAAAACTACATTCAAAAATAACTCTTCTTGGGTTGCAAGAACAACAAACCTTAGGAAGACTGAAGTCTTTAGAAGCTCTTATAAATCAGCTAAAACAGGAAAATTGGCTATCTGAAGAAAATGTCAGAATTATAGAAAACCATTGCACAACATATGAAGTTACAATgacataa